A region from the Haemorhous mexicanus isolate bHaeMex1 chromosome 12, bHaeMex1.pri, whole genome shotgun sequence genome encodes:
- the CIAPIN1 gene encoding anamorsin yields MGEYGLAPGQRVAIIWDSSSPVEALKDLVDKVQALVGADNHISVENVNQLPLSAHRKSSFDVILSGMVPGSAAQHSVELLAEVARILKPGGRVLLKEPVVTESGNNAKIKTASKLLTTLTLSGLVEVKELQKEALTPEEAQSVGDHLGYQGNDLLIIQIEGRKPNFEVGSSSQLKLSFAKTPGPSAKPSVDPAAAKLWTLSANDMNDEEMDLLDSDELLDSEDLKKPDPSSLRAPSCNEKGKKKACKNCTCGLAEELEQEKKGSQPKSACGNCYLGDAFRCASCPYLGMPAFKPGEKILLPENQLHDA; encoded by the exons ATGGGCGAGTACGGATTGGCTCCAGGCCAGCGCGTGGCCATCATCTGGGACAGCTCCTCGCCCGTCGAAGCCCTGAAGGATTTGGTGGATAAAGTCCAGGCACTGGTGGGAGCTGATAATCATATCTCTGTGGAAAATGTTAACCAGCTGCCTCTGT CGGCTCACAGGAAGTCCAGTTTTGATGTAATCCTCTCTGGCATGGTACcaggcagtgcagcacagcacagtgtgGAGCTCCTGGCAGAAGTAGCTCGAATACTTAAGCCAGGGGGCCGTGTCCTCCTGAAGGAACCAGTGGTTACAGAGTCAG GAAACAATGCCAAAATCAAGACAGCATCCAAGCTCCTCACAACTCTTACTCTCTCTGGGCTGGTGGAAGTGAAGGAG CTGCAAAAGGAAGCACTGACCCCAGAGGAGGCCCAGTCTGTTGGAGATCATCTGGGTTACCAAGGCAATGACCTTCTCATTATTCAGATAGAAGGCAGGAAGCCCAATTTCGAAGTGGGATCCTCAAGTCAGCTCAAACTTTCCTTTGCCAAGACACCTGGTCCTTCAG CAAAACCCTCTGTGgacccagctgctgccaagctGTGGACACTGTCTGCCAATGATATGAATGATGAAGAGATG GATCTTTTGGACTCTGATGAGCTGTTGGATTCAGAGGATTTGAAAAAGCCAGATCCATCATccctcagagctccatcctgcAATGAAAAGGGCAAAAAGAAAGCCTGCAAGAACTG CACATGTGGCCTGGCTGAAGAACTGGAACAGGAGAAGAAGGGCTCACAGCCTAAATCTGCCTGTGGAAAT TGCTACCTGGGGGATGCATTCCgctgtgccagctgcccttACCTGGGGATGCCTGCCTTCAAGCCTGGGGAGAAGATTCTCCTGCCAGAGAACCAGCTGCACGATGCCTAA
- the LOC132332765 gene encoding uncharacterized protein LOC132332765 isoform X2 codes for MRLLGSMELWLANIFLPLLLLTWLPVGTASQMVKPVTTVQLETGLENLTVQVKWYNPDCLEGENQTNPVFLGENCMNFTSSNLCTACTGICGFEVFISTPNSTDARNQTNPVFLAGNCMNFTSSSLCTVCTGICVCRVFIRRPNVTDAGNRTQAADLSCVCAGPQTDVTGKIWTGLNLLLSILLGFAVGTLLYMPVIGFLLCQCRRNRTGELMSGEVAEGNRAASVTGTEELTYANLKFEKKGTGSASSNVIYTEVKPLQQKQSGGDGSAANTEVDVSPEEEGK; via the exons ATGAGGCTCTTGGGGAGCATGGAGCTCTGGCTGGCCAACAtctttctgcctctgctgctcctcacctggcTGCCAGTTG GAACAGCCAGTCAGATGGTAAAGCCAGTCACCACGGTGCAGCTCGAGACTGGTTTGGAGAATCTCACAGTGCAGGTGAAGTGGTACAATCCTGATTGTCTGGAGGGGGAGAATCAAACCAACCCTGTGTTTCTGGGGGAAAACTGTATGAATTTCACCAGCTCAAACCTGTGTACAGCCTGCACAGGAATCTGTGGTTTTGAGGTCTTCATCTCAACACCAAACTCAACAGATGCTAGAAATCAAACCAACCCTGTGTTTCTGGCTGGAAACTGTATGAATTTCACCAGCTCAAGCCTGTGTACAGTCTGCACTGGAATCTGTGTGTGTAGGGTCTTCATCAGAAGACCAAACGTGACAGACGCTGGAAACAGGACACAAGCAGCAGATCTCA gctgtgtctgtgcaggacCTCAGACTGATGTCACAGGGAAGATCTGGACAG GACTCAACCTCCTCCTGAGCATCCTCCTTGGCTTCGCGGTCGGGACGCTCCTTTACATGCCCGTAATTggcttcctgctgtgccagtgcAGAAGAAACAGAACAG GAGAGCTCATGAGCGGGGAAGTGGCAGAGGGGAATCGG gcagcctcgGTGACAGGGACTGAGGAGCTGACCTATGCCAACctgaaatttgaaaagaaggggacaggatctgcctccTCCAATGTCATTTACACCGAGGTCAAGCCATTGCAACAGAAGCAGAGTGGTGGGGATGGCAGTGCTGCCAACACAGAGGTGGATGTCTCCCCCGAGGAAGAGGGCAAATGA
- the LOC132332765 gene encoding uncharacterized protein LOC132332765 isoform X1, translated as MRLLGSMELWLANIFLPLLLLTWLPVGTASQMVKPVTTVQLETGLENLTVQVKWYNPDCLEGENQTNPVFLGENCMNFTSSNLCTACTGICGFEVFISTPNSTDARNQTNPVFLAGNCMNFTSSSLCTVCTGICVCRVFIRRPNVTDAGNRTQAADLSCVCAGPQTDVTGKIWTGLNLLLSILLGFAVGTLLYMPVIGFLLCQCRRNRTGELMSGEVAEGNRVSMAASVTGTEELTYANLKFEKKGTGSASSNVIYTEVKPLQQKQSGGDGSAANTEVDVSPEEEGK; from the exons ATGAGGCTCTTGGGGAGCATGGAGCTCTGGCTGGCCAACAtctttctgcctctgctgctcctcacctggcTGCCAGTTG GAACAGCCAGTCAGATGGTAAAGCCAGTCACCACGGTGCAGCTCGAGACTGGTTTGGAGAATCTCACAGTGCAGGTGAAGTGGTACAATCCTGATTGTCTGGAGGGGGAGAATCAAACCAACCCTGTGTTTCTGGGGGAAAACTGTATGAATTTCACCAGCTCAAACCTGTGTACAGCCTGCACAGGAATCTGTGGTTTTGAGGTCTTCATCTCAACACCAAACTCAACAGATGCTAGAAATCAAACCAACCCTGTGTTTCTGGCTGGAAACTGTATGAATTTCACCAGCTCAAGCCTGTGTACAGTCTGCACTGGAATCTGTGTGTGTAGGGTCTTCATCAGAAGACCAAACGTGACAGACGCTGGAAACAGGACACAAGCAGCAGATCTCA gctgtgtctgtgcaggacCTCAGACTGATGTCACAGGGAAGATCTGGACAG GACTCAACCTCCTCCTGAGCATCCTCCTTGGCTTCGCGGTCGGGACGCTCCTTTACATGCCCGTAATTggcttcctgctgtgccagtgcAGAAGAAACAGAACAG GAGAGCTCATGAGCGGGGAAGTGGCAGAGGGGAATCGGGTCAGTATG gcagcctcgGTGACAGGGACTGAGGAGCTGACCTATGCCAACctgaaatttgaaaagaaggggacaggatctgcctccTCCAATGTCATTTACACCGAGGTCAAGCCATTGCAACAGAAGCAGAGTGGTGGGGATGGCAGTGCTGCCAACACAGAGGTGGATGTCTCCCCCGAGGAAGAGGGCAAATGA